One stretch of Cohnella algarum DNA includes these proteins:
- a CDS encoding carbamoyl phosphate synthase small subunit, with the protein MQARLLLEDGTLFTGLGFGAEGASTGEVVFNTGITGYQEVLSDPSYCGQIVTMTFPLIGNYGINRDDFESIRPYIHGFVVRRHEPVPSNWRAQYTLDSLLKEYGIIGISDIDTRMLTRILRRHGTMKGILTTGTERVEELRERLNASSLLRDQVARTSTKQVFSSPGKGERIVLIDYGAKSGILRELTQRGCDVVVVPHDTTADEIRRLHPDGIQLSNGPGDPKDVPHAVETVRQLLGEYPLFGICLGHQIFALACGADTEKLKFGHRGGNHPVKELESGRCYITSQNHGYTVKEESIRGTELTVTHINNNDKTIEGLKHNRYPAYTVQYHPEAAPGPFDSGYLFDRFLEMIREHKRNNPERPRQAQLAETLRGELQYAQK; encoded by the coding sequence ATGCAAGCGAGATTGTTACTGGAAGACGGCACACTGTTCACGGGCCTCGGATTCGGCGCGGAAGGCGCGTCCACCGGCGAAGTGGTGTTCAATACAGGCATTACCGGATATCAGGAAGTTTTGTCCGATCCTTCCTACTGCGGCCAGATCGTCACGATGACGTTTCCGCTGATCGGCAATTACGGCATTAACCGGGACGACTTCGAGTCGATTCGCCCTTACATTCACGGCTTCGTCGTGCGCCGTCACGAGCCGGTGCCGAGCAACTGGCGGGCGCAGTATACGCTGGACAGTCTGCTCAAAGAGTACGGCATCATCGGCATCAGCGACATCGACACGCGCATGCTGACGCGGATTTTGCGCCGCCACGGTACGATGAAGGGGATTCTGACGACGGGAACCGAACGGGTGGAAGAGCTGCGGGAGCGGCTTAACGCCTCCTCGCTGCTGCGCGACCAGGTCGCCCGCACGTCGACGAAGCAAGTGTTTTCCAGCCCGGGCAAGGGCGAGCGGATCGTGCTGATCGACTACGGAGCCAAAAGCGGCATCCTGCGCGAGCTGACACAGCGCGGCTGCGACGTCGTCGTCGTCCCGCACGACACGACGGCCGACGAAATCCGCCGGCTGCATCCCGACGGCATCCAGCTGTCGAACGGCCCCGGGGACCCGAAGGACGTCCCGCACGCCGTCGAAACGGTGCGCCAGCTGCTCGGCGAATACCCGCTGTTCGGCATCTGTCTCGGCCACCAAATTTTCGCGCTCGCTTGCGGAGCCGACACCGAAAAGCTGAAATTCGGCCACCGCGGCGGCAACCACCCGGTCAAGGAGCTTGAAAGCGGCCGCTGCTACATTACATCGCAAAACCACGGCTACACGGTCAAGGAAGAGTCGATCCGGGGCACGGAGCTGACCGTGACGCACATCAACAACAACGACAAAACGATCGAAGGCCTGAAGCATAACCGCTATCCGGCCTACACGGTGCAATATCACCCGGAAGCGGCTCCGGGTCCGTTCGACAGCGGCTACCTGTTCGACCGGTTCCTGGAGATGATCCGCGAGCACAAACGCAACAACCCCGAACGGCCGCGCCAGGCGCAGTTGGCGGAGACGCTGAGAGGAGAACTGCAATATGCCCAAAAATAA
- a CDS encoding dihydroorotase encodes MTTWILNGLTVNPENGELSKKHLKIENGKVAEWADGETAPDTAGAETIDAAGKLISPGFIDMHVHLREPGFEYKETIASGTRSAAKGGFTTIACMPNTRPVTDSPETVRLVLDKAATEGAVKVLPYAAITKNELGRELTDFAALKEAGAIGFTDDGVGVQNAQMMKDAMAQAKSLGLPIIAHCEDDSLVVGASVTEGAFSRKHGLKGIPNESEAIHVGRDILLAEATGVHYHVCHVSTEQSIRLIRLGKSVGVRVTAEVCPHHLVLSDEDIPDSMDANWKMNPPLRTPRDVEACIEALEDGTIDIIVTDHAPHSAEEKAKGLERAPFGIVGFETAFPLLYTKFVKTGRWTLPFLLRRMTSDPARVFGLETGTLAPGSAADVTLIDLETEKEVDPETFLSLGRNTPFAGWKLSGWPALTMVDGKVVWSEQA; translated from the coding sequence ATGACGACATGGATCTTAAACGGCTTGACGGTGAACCCGGAAAACGGAGAACTTTCGAAAAAGCATTTGAAAATAGAAAACGGCAAAGTCGCCGAATGGGCGGACGGCGAGACCGCGCCCGACACGGCCGGCGCCGAAACGATCGACGCCGCGGGCAAGCTGATTTCCCCGGGATTCATCGACATGCACGTGCACCTTCGCGAACCCGGCTTCGAATATAAGGAAACGATCGCGAGCGGCACCCGCTCGGCGGCCAAGGGCGGCTTTACGACGATCGCCTGCATGCCGAACACCCGTCCGGTGACGGATTCCCCGGAAACGGTGCGGCTGGTGCTGGACAAAGCGGCGACCGAAGGCGCGGTCAAGGTGCTGCCTTACGCCGCCATCACGAAAAACGAGCTCGGCCGCGAGCTGACCGACTTCGCCGCGCTCAAGGAAGCGGGCGCGATCGGCTTCACCGACGACGGCGTGGGCGTCCAGAACGCGCAAATGATGAAGGACGCGATGGCGCAGGCCAAGTCGCTGGGCCTTCCGATCATCGCCCACTGCGAGGACGATTCGCTCGTCGTCGGGGCTTCGGTGACCGAGGGCGCGTTTTCCCGCAAGCACGGTCTTAAGGGCATTCCGAACGAATCCGAGGCGATTCACGTGGGACGGGACATTTTGCTGGCGGAGGCGACCGGGGTTCACTACCATGTCTGCCACGTCAGCACCGAACAGTCGATCCGGCTCATCCGGCTCGGCAAATCGGTCGGCGTCCGCGTGACGGCGGAAGTTTGCCCGCACCACCTGGTGCTGTCGGACGAGGACATTCCGGATTCGATGGATGCCAACTGGAAGATGAATCCCCCGCTGCGGACGCCCCGCGATGTCGAAGCTTGCATCGAGGCGCTCGAGGACGGGACGATCGACATCATCGTGACCGATCACGCGCCGCACAGCGCGGAAGAGAAAGCGAAAGGACTCGAGCGCGCCCCGTTCGGCATCGTCGGCTTCGAAACGGCGTTCCCGCTGCTGTACACGAAATTCGTCAAGACCGGAAGGTGGACGCTGCCGTTCCTGCTCCGCCGCATGACGAGCGATCCCGCCCGGGTGTTCGGGCTGGAGACGGGGACTTTGGCGCCCGGTTCGGCCGCCGACGTCACGCTGATCGACCTCGAAACCGAGAAGGAAGTCGATCCGGAAACGTTCCTGTCGCTCGGGCGGAATACGCCGTTCGCCGGTTGGAAGCTTTCCGGCTGGCCGGCGCTGACGATGGTCGACGGCAAGGTCGTCTGGAGCGAACAGGCTTAA
- the lspA gene encoding signal peptidase II, which yields MPYYGIALLVFIIDYITKKIIERNLELYEQIPVIGDFFLITSIRNRGAAFGILQGQRTFFVIVTIVVAAGIIWYLHRSYRKGHPMLPTALALVLGGAIGNFLDRAIYGEVVDFLQFNFGNWTFPIFNMADTFLVCGVALIILDTFLEERRAKDKNKENETDDNGEEQQLV from the coding sequence TTGCCGTATTACGGAATTGCCTTGCTTGTATTTATCATCGACTACATCACGAAAAAAATCATCGAACGGAATTTGGAGCTGTACGAGCAAATCCCGGTCATCGGGGATTTCTTCCTCATTACCTCGATTCGGAACCGGGGCGCGGCATTCGGTATTTTGCAGGGGCAGCGGACGTTTTTCGTCATCGTCACGATCGTTGTCGCCGCCGGAATCATCTGGTATTTGCACCGCTCATACCGCAAAGGACATCCGATGCTGCCGACCGCTCTCGCGCTCGTGCTCGGGGGAGCCATTGGCAACTTTCTGGATCGGGCCATTTACGGCGAGGTTGTCGATTTCCTGCAGTTCAACTTCGGCAACTGGACGTTTCCGATCTTCAACATGGCCGACACGTTTCTCGTGTGCGGGGTCGCCCTGATTATTCTGGACACGTTTTTGGAGGAACGCCGGGCGAAGGACAAGAACAAGGAGAACGAAACCGATGACAATGGAGAAGAACAACAGCTTGTTTGA
- a CDS encoding LL-diaminopimelate aminotransferase: protein MSVEKYQSTFIQEQFADRIGGSNYGKDTNIYKFEKIKRAKAAAKKAFPDVELIDMGVGEPDEMADAGIVAKLAEEAAKPENRGYADNGIADFKVAAAKYLKEVFSVDGIDPETEVVHSIGSKPALAMMPSVFINPGDVTIMTVPGYPVMGTHTKYLGGQVYNVQLTKENNFLPDLDAIPEEIARKAKLFYLNYPNNPTGAAATAEFFVKVVAWARKYNVVIVHDAPYAALTYDGVKPLSFLSVPGAKDVGVELHSLSKSYNMTGWRIGFVAGNPLIVKAFSDVKDNNDSGQFIAIQKAAAYGLANPAITEAIASKYSRRHNLLVAALNEIGFKAEKPKGSFFLYVEAPKGIKGGQRFETAEDFSQYLIREKLISTVPWDDAGHFVRFSVTFIAQGEEDEQRVIGEIKRRLTDVEFEF from the coding sequence GTGAGCGTAGAAAAATATCAATCCACCTTTATTCAAGAGCAATTCGCCGACCGGATCGGCGGATCCAACTACGGCAAGGATACGAACATTTACAAGTTCGAAAAAATCAAACGCGCCAAAGCAGCCGCCAAAAAAGCGTTCCCCGACGTCGAGCTGATCGACATGGGCGTCGGCGAGCCGGACGAAATGGCGGACGCCGGCATCGTGGCCAAGCTTGCCGAAGAAGCGGCCAAGCCCGAAAACCGCGGCTACGCGGACAACGGCATCGCCGACTTCAAGGTCGCGGCCGCGAAATATTTGAAGGAAGTGTTCTCGGTCGACGGCATCGATCCGGAAACCGAAGTCGTGCACTCGATCGGCTCCAAGCCGGCGCTGGCGATGATGCCGTCCGTGTTCATCAATCCGGGCGACGTGACGATCATGACCGTCCCGGGCTACCCGGTCATGGGCACCCACACGAAATATCTCGGCGGACAAGTCTACAATGTGCAGTTGACGAAGGAGAACAACTTCCTGCCGGATCTGGACGCCATTCCGGAAGAAATCGCCCGCAAGGCGAAGCTGTTTTACCTGAACTATCCGAACAACCCGACGGGCGCGGCCGCTACGGCCGAATTTTTCGTGAAGGTCGTCGCTTGGGCGAGGAAATACAACGTCGTCATCGTGCACGACGCTCCGTACGCGGCGCTGACGTACGACGGCGTCAAGCCGCTCAGCTTCCTGTCGGTGCCGGGGGCGAAGGACGTGGGCGTCGAGCTTCACTCCCTGTCCAAGTCGTACAACATGACCGGCTGGCGGATCGGCTTTGTCGCCGGCAACCCGCTCATCGTCAAAGCGTTCAGCGACGTGAAGGACAACAACGATTCCGGCCAGTTCATCGCCATTCAGAAAGCGGCCGCCTACGGCCTGGCGAACCCGGCCATCACCGAGGCGATCGCGTCCAAATATTCGCGCCGCCACAACCTGCTCGTGGCCGCGCTCAACGAAATCGGCTTTAAAGCCGAGAAGCCGAAGGGCTCGTTCTTCCTGTACGTCGAGGCGCCGAAGGGCATCAAGGGCGGCCAGCGGTTCGAGACGGCCGAGGATTTCTCGCAATATTTGATCCGCGAAAAGCTGATCTCCACCGTGCCTTGGGACGACGCCGGCCATTTCGTCCGTTTCTCCGTCACGTTCATCGCGCAAGGGGAAGAAGACGAGCAGCGCGTCATCGGCGAAATCAAGCGCCGGCTGACGGACGTGGAATTTGAATTTTAA
- a CDS encoding RluA family pseudouridine synthase translates to MTMEKNNSLFDPELPDEEDFGQRERSWIVPEEQAGQRLDKHVTDRFADASVSRSQVQEWIRDGAVVVNGMAAKPNAKLAAGDAITVTIPEPEPIEAAPEPIPLDIVHEDEDVIVINKPRGLVVHPAPGHASGTVVNALLYHCKDLSGINGVVRPGIVHRIDKDTTGLLMAAKNDAAHHSLAEQLKAHSVIRRYTALVRGVVPHDRGTIDAPIGRDRNDRKMFAVTDKGAKDAVTHFTVLERFAEYTLVELRLETGRTHQIRVHMKYIGHPLVGDPVYGGRGGRNLGIEGQALHAGVLGFFHPRTGRTMEFSAPLPDDMEHALYMLRTR, encoded by the coding sequence ATGACAATGGAGAAGAACAACAGCTTGTTTGATCCGGAACTGCCGGATGAGGAAGATTTCGGGCAACGGGAGCGATCGTGGATCGTGCCGGAGGAGCAGGCGGGACAGCGGCTGGACAAGCATGTGACCGACCGGTTTGCGGATGCGTCCGTTTCCCGTTCGCAGGTGCAGGAATGGATTCGGGACGGCGCCGTCGTCGTGAACGGCATGGCGGCGAAGCCGAACGCCAAGCTGGCGGCCGGAGACGCGATAACCGTGACGATTCCCGAGCCCGAACCGATCGAAGCGGCGCCGGAACCGATTCCGCTCGACATCGTACACGAGGACGAGGACGTCATCGTCATCAACAAGCCGCGCGGGCTAGTCGTACATCCGGCTCCCGGACATGCGTCCGGCACCGTCGTCAATGCGCTGCTGTACCATTGCAAGGATTTGTCCGGCATTAACGGCGTCGTCCGTCCAGGCATCGTGCACCGCATCGACAAAGACACGACGGGCCTGCTGATGGCCGCCAAAAACGACGCCGCGCATCATTCGCTGGCCGAGCAGCTCAAAGCGCATTCGGTCATCCGGCGCTATACCGCGCTCGTTCGGGGCGTCGTTCCCCACGACCGGGGAACGATCGACGCGCCGATCGGCCGGGACAGAAACGACCGCAAAATGTTCGCGGTCACCGACAAGGGCGCGAAGGACGCAGTCACGCATTTTACGGTGCTGGAGCGGTTTGCCGAATATACGCTCGTGGAGCTTCGGCTCGAAACGGGGCGGACGCACCAAATCCGGGTGCATATGAAGTACATCGGCCATCCGCTCGTCGGGGATCCGGTATACGGGGGGCGCGGCGGGCGCAACCTCGGGATCGAAGGGCAGGCGCTTCATGCCGGCGTTCTGGGTTTCTTCCATCCGCGAACCGGACGGACGATGGAGTTCAGCGCCCCGCTGCCGGACGATATGGAGCATGCGCTTTATATGCTCAGGACGCGATGA
- the pyrR gene encoding bifunctional pyr operon transcriptional regulator/uracil phosphoribosyltransferase PyrR — MQEFQNVIMDESAIRRALTRIAHEIVEKNKGIDGCALVGIRTRGVFLARRIAERIRDIEGRPIGVGELDVTRYRDDRPSDADASSIVPGLVSAEGDKPFDIKDKRIILFDDVLYTGRTIRAAMDALMDCGRPQAIQLAVLVDRGHRELPIRPDYVGKNVPTSRQEKIEVSLSEVDENDCVLIMHPREAEVEV; from the coding sequence ATGCAGGAGTTTCAAAACGTCATTATGGATGAATCCGCCATCCGGCGGGCGCTGACCCGAATTGCCCACGAAATCGTGGAAAAGAACAAAGGAATCGACGGCTGCGCGCTGGTCGGCATCCGAACGAGGGGCGTTTTTCTGGCGCGGCGGATCGCGGAGCGCATCCGGGACATCGAAGGCCGCCCGATCGGCGTCGGCGAGCTGGACGTGACCCGGTACCGGGACGACCGGCCGAGCGATGCCGACGCTTCCTCCATCGTGCCGGGCCTCGTTAGCGCGGAAGGCGACAAGCCTTTCGACATCAAGGACAAGCGGATCATTTTGTTCGACGACGTGCTCTATACCGGCCGAACGATCCGGGCGGCGATGGACGCGCTGATGGATTGCGGGCGACCCCAGGCGATCCAGCTGGCCGTCCTGGTCGACCGGGGACACCGGGAGCTGCCGATCCGGCCGGATTACGTCGGCAAAAACGTGCCGACCTCCAGGCAGGAGAAGATCGAGGTTTCCCTGAGCGAAGTGGACGAAAACGACTGCGTCCTCATCATGCACCCGCGGGAAGCGGAAGTGGAAGTGTAA